In Vicingus serpentipes, the following are encoded in one genomic region:
- a CDS encoding pyridoxal phosphate-dependent aminotransferase, whose product MNIQTANRINTVNEYYFSKKMKEIDELNKVGKKVINLGIGSPDLAPELGVVKALTDSANAFNNHAYQSYKGIPELRYAMANWYNSIYEIAIDSNHEVLPLIGSKEGIMHISMTYLNEGDEVLVPNPGYPTYTSATNLAGGKVVHYNLDESNDWDINLKEIEQLISAKTKLMWVNYPNMPTGANGNWNTLKQLIALAKSNNILICNDNPYSLTLNDTPKSLLELDPNKKVVMELNSLSKSHNMAGWRLGMLVANQSRIDEILKFKSNMDSGMFLPVQHAAIKALELGKDWYKSNNLIYEERRKKVWELLDVIKCKYSKNQVGMFVWAKIPESISNSTSFSDLLLYNTKVFITPGSIFGSKGGKFIRVSLCNNIETLDEAITRIKKFIAQ is encoded by the coding sequence ATGAACATTCAAACAGCAAATAGAATAAACACCGTAAATGAATACTATTTCTCAAAAAAAATGAAAGAGATAGATGAGTTAAATAAGGTTGGGAAAAAGGTAATAAACTTAGGAATTGGAAGCCCAGATTTAGCCCCTGAATTAGGAGTTGTAAAAGCATTAACTGACTCAGCTAATGCCTTTAACAACCATGCTTACCAAAGCTATAAAGGCATTCCTGAATTAAGATATGCAATGGCAAATTGGTACAATTCTATTTACGAAATAGCTATCGATAGCAATCATGAAGTTCTACCATTAATTGGTTCTAAAGAAGGAATTATGCACATCAGCATGACCTACCTTAATGAAGGTGATGAAGTTTTGGTGCCAAATCCGGGTTACCCAACCTACACTTCTGCTACTAATTTAGCTGGAGGAAAGGTTGTACACTACAATTTGGATGAGAGTAACGATTGGGACATTAACCTAAAAGAGATTGAACAACTTATATCAGCCAAAACTAAATTAATGTGGGTAAACTACCCTAATATGCCAACTGGTGCAAATGGAAATTGGAACACTTTAAAACAATTGATTGCTTTAGCCAAAAGCAATAACATTTTAATTTGTAATGATAATCCTTACAGCTTAACCTTAAATGATACTCCAAAAAGTCTGTTGGAATTAGACCCAAACAAAAAAGTTGTAATGGAACTTAATTCGTTAAGTAAATCGCATAATATGGCAGGTTGGAGATTAGGAATGTTAGTAGCAAATCAATCACGAATTGATGAAATATTAAAATTTAAAAGCAACATGGATTCGGGAATGTTTTTACCAGTACAACATGCTGCCATTAAAGCACTCGAATTAGGTAAAGATTGGTACAAAAGCAATAATTTAATTTATGAAGAACGCAGAAAAAAGGTTTGGGAATTGTTAGATGTAATAAAATGTAAATACAGCAAAAATCAAGTTGGGATGTTTGTTTGGGCTAAAATTCCTGAAAGCATTTCAAATTCAACTTCTTTTTCAGATTTGCTATTGTACAATACTAAAGTTTTCATTACTCCTGGAAGCATCTTTGGCAGTAAAGGAGGTAAATTCATTAGAGTTTCATTATGTAATAATATTGAAACATTAGATGAAGCAATAACTAGAATTAAAAAATTTATAGCACAATGA
- a CDS encoding tetratricopeptide repeat protein: MSKLASYLFLLISLLNIGNIQCETKVDSLKNIINTSSGKEKVDALLIMSEQFFASDFNLSLSYSREAFLISDKINYKKGIAVAHNNIGYSLTDLGDYKNALEHYLISIDLFKELGEENKEAIAYNDIGYIFQSQGLIEKAIENYIKSLKLLEKLNDKGSVGACLNNIGLLYHEQNNFEKALEYYEKGLKVKEEIGDEKSIAVSLNNLGSLYFSQQKYYEAKEYFFKSLAKRKKTNDKPGIGQCLINIAGIYREQKEYDTALEYLLMSEKIQNEINNTAGLVNTLNSIGVIYRLKQDKQSAQPYLDKAYNLAKTIGSPELIKNTSLSLSNQYRDLKEFEKSYRLLIEHYQMVDSLQNTENTHKTIQAGMQYEFEKKLHENELAQVKKDHEHEIEIKEQKLISYSFGIGLVALVVLSIVILKSLNDKKKANKRITIQKKEIEDKSLKLEEALINITDSVKYAKRIQQALLQSEEHISSNVPPHFILFKPKDIVSGDFYWSYEKDNFMYIAAADCTGHGVPGALMSMLGISFLNSINTVNNILSPAEILDNLRAKVIEDLSQNTKSGASRDGMDISLAKINLVNHEIEWAGANNNLWVISQNEVREYKADRQAINFTENLIPYTNHKIEAKKDDLIYLFTDGFADQFGGPNGKKIKYKPFKSFLASIANKELNEQKNLLNSFFEDWKGNLEQIDDVCVIGIKV, translated from the coding sequence TGTCAAAATTAGCTTCATACCTTTTCTTATTAATTTCTTTATTAAATATTGGAAATATTCAATGTGAAACTAAAGTTGATAGCTTAAAAAATATAATAAATACTTCTTCAGGTAAAGAAAAAGTTGATGCACTCTTAATAATGAGTGAACAATTTTTTGCATCTGATTTTAATTTATCGCTTTCTTATTCTAGAGAAGCTTTCTTAATTAGTGATAAAATAAATTACAAAAAAGGAATAGCTGTTGCTCATAACAATATTGGATATTCTCTAACCGATCTAGGAGATTACAAGAACGCTTTAGAGCATTATTTAATTAGTATAGATTTATTTAAAGAATTAGGAGAAGAAAATAAAGAAGCTATTGCATATAATGACATTGGTTATATATTTCAATCACAAGGCTTAATTGAGAAAGCAATAGAAAACTACATAAAAAGTTTAAAACTACTTGAAAAACTTAATGATAAGGGAAGTGTTGGTGCATGTTTAAACAACATTGGCTTGCTTTACCATGAACAAAATAATTTTGAAAAAGCTTTAGAATATTATGAAAAAGGCCTAAAAGTAAAAGAAGAAATTGGCGATGAAAAGAGTATAGCTGTATCATTAAACAATTTAGGATCATTATACTTTTCTCAACAAAAATATTATGAAGCAAAAGAATATTTCTTTAAAAGTTTAGCTAAACGTAAAAAAACAAATGATAAACCTGGAATTGGTCAATGCTTGATAAATATTGCTGGCATATATCGTGAACAAAAAGAATATGATACAGCTTTAGAGTATCTTCTAATGTCTGAAAAAATTCAAAATGAGATAAATAATACTGCCGGATTAGTAAATACACTTAATAGTATTGGTGTTATATACAGGTTAAAGCAAGATAAGCAAAGTGCTCAGCCTTATTTAGATAAAGCTTACAATTTAGCAAAAACAATAGGCTCTCCTGAACTAATTAAAAACACTTCGCTTTCGCTAAGTAACCAATACCGTGATTTAAAAGAATTCGAAAAATCATACCGCCTTTTAATTGAGCATTATCAAATGGTTGACTCACTTCAAAATACAGAAAATACACATAAAACAATTCAAGCTGGAATGCAGTATGAGTTTGAAAAAAAATTACATGAAAACGAACTTGCTCAAGTAAAAAAAGATCATGAACATGAAATAGAAATTAAAGAACAAAAGTTAATCTCTTACTCTTTTGGCATAGGACTAGTAGCATTAGTTGTTCTATCTATTGTTATACTAAAATCACTAAATGATAAGAAGAAAGCTAATAAAAGAATTACTATTCAGAAAAAAGAAATTGAAGATAAAAGTTTAAAGCTTGAGGAAGCTTTAATTAATATTACTGATAGTGTAAAATATGCTAAACGCATTCAACAAGCACTACTGCAATCAGAAGAACATATTTCAAGTAATGTTCCTCCTCATTTTATTCTTTTTAAACCAAAGGATATTGTAAGTGGTGATTTTTATTGGTCTTATGAAAAAGATAACTTCATGTATATAGCAGCAGCTGATTGTACTGGTCATGGGGTACCTGGAGCATTAATGAGTATGCTAGGAATAAGTTTCTTAAATAGTATTAATACTGTAAATAATATTTTGTCTCCTGCTGAAATATTAGACAATCTTAGAGCTAAGGTAATAGAAGACTTAAGTCAAAACACAAAAAGTGGAGCTTCGAGAGATGGAATGGATATATCTTTAGCAAAAATTAATCTTGTTAATCATGAAATTGAGTGGGCTGGAGCAAATAATAACCTATGGGTGATTTCACAAAATGAAGTTAGAGAATACAAAGCCGATAGGCAAGCAATTAATTTTACTGAAAATTTAATTCCTTATACAAATCATAAAATAGAAGCAAAAAAAGATGATTTGATATACTTATTTACTGATGGATTTGCAGACCAATTTGGAGGTCCAAATGGTAAAAAAATAAAATATAAACCTTTTAAATCTTTCTTGGCATCAATAGCAAACAAAGAACTTAATGAACAAAAAAACTTATTAAATTCTTTCTTTGAAGATTGGAAAGGTAATCTTGAGCAAATTGATGATGTATGTGTAATTGGTATTAAAGTTTAG
- a CDS encoding chorismate mutase, whose product MKSINNELSVHSGPILISGPCSAETEEQLITTSIQLAETKKADVLRAGIWKPRTKPGSFEGVGAEGLKWLAEAKKETGLKTAVEVANVKHVYSALKHNVDILWLGARTTVNPFAVQEIADALEGVDITVLLKNPVNPDIDLWEGGIERILKAGVKNVGAIHRGFSKYGESNFRNPPQWQIPIELKQRFPELTLICDPSHICGKRDTLLEISQEAIDLNFDGLMIESHITPDKAWSDAKQQITPFELKKLIEQIVIRESKLPKKGKDTELDNLRQKINILDSELIEILSQRMKTTDLIGEYKKQNRIKILQSNRWEEIVEKSVIEGQSKGLTKDFIVKFLSDIHLESITRQNNIMNSNKWLDKILVKR is encoded by the coding sequence ATGAAATCAATAAATAATGAATTAAGTGTACACAGTGGTCCAATTTTAATTAGTGGTCCATGTAGTGCAGAAACTGAAGAACAATTAATAACAACTTCTATTCAGCTAGCAGAAACTAAAAAGGCAGATGTATTACGTGCAGGAATATGGAAACCGAGAACCAAGCCAGGAAGTTTTGAAGGTGTGGGTGCTGAGGGTTTAAAATGGTTAGCTGAAGCTAAAAAAGAAACTGGCTTAAAAACTGCTGTTGAAGTTGCGAATGTTAAACATGTTTACTCTGCATTAAAACATAATGTAGATATTTTGTGGTTAGGAGCTCGTACAACAGTTAATCCATTTGCAGTGCAAGAAATTGCTGATGCTTTAGAAGGTGTTGATATTACCGTTTTATTAAAAAATCCTGTAAATCCAGATATTGATTTATGGGAAGGTGGTATTGAACGAATCTTAAAAGCTGGTGTTAAAAATGTAGGAGCAATTCATAGAGGATTTTCTAAATATGGAGAATCAAATTTTAGAAACCCTCCTCAATGGCAAATTCCTATTGAATTAAAACAACGTTTTCCTGAATTAACATTGATTTGCGATCCAAGTCATATTTGTGGAAAAAGAGATACTTTATTAGAAATATCACAAGAAGCTATTGACTTAAATTTTGATGGACTTATGATTGAATCTCATATTACCCCTGATAAAGCTTGGAGTGATGCCAAGCAACAAATCACTCCTTTTGAATTAAAAAAATTAATTGAGCAAATTGTCATAAGAGAAAGTAAACTCCCTAAAAAAGGGAAAGATACTGAGTTAGATAATTTACGTCAAAAAATAAATATTTTAGATAGTGAACTGATTGAAATTTTATCTCAGCGAATGAAAACAACAGATTTAATTGGTGAATACAAAAAACAAAATAGAATTAAAATATTACAGTCGAACCGTTGGGAAGAAATTGTTGAAAAAAGTGTAATAGAAGGTCAATCTAAAGGTTTAACAAAAGATTTTATTGTAAAATTTTTATCTGATATTCATCTAGAATCAATAACTCGGCAAAATAATATTATGAATTCAAACAAATGGTTAGACAAAATTTTAGTTAAGAGATAG
- a CDS encoding electron transfer flavoprotein subunit beta/FixA family protein: MKILVCISKAPDTTAKIAFTDGNTKFDENGVQFIVNPYDEWYALVRGLELKEANGGSVTVLNVGGVENDPIIRKALAIGADDAVRIDTVATDALSVSKQISNYAKDKGFDLIFLGKETIDYNGSQVGGMVAELLNLPYVSLATKFDVNGGVATIERDIEGGVEVVEVTGALVLSAAKGMAEARIPNMRGIMAARTKPLAVEAGVDVNAVTSIKNFELLPAKSACKLVSADNVEELVSLLHNEAKAI, encoded by the coding sequence ATGAAAATATTAGTTTGTATAAGTAAAGCTCCTGATACAACTGCTAAAATTGCCTTTACGGATGGTAATACGAAGTTTGATGAAAATGGAGTCCAATTTATTGTAAACCCTTACGATGAATGGTATGCATTAGTTAGAGGATTAGAGTTGAAAGAAGCAAATGGAGGTTCTGTTACTGTTTTAAATGTAGGAGGAGTTGAAAACGATCCTATTATTAGAAAAGCTTTAGCAATTGGTGCTGATGATGCAGTTAGAATTGATACTGTTGCTACAGATGCTCTTTCTGTTTCAAAACAAATTTCTAATTATGCTAAAGACAAAGGATTTGATTTAATATTTTTAGGAAAAGAGACTATTGATTATAATGGTTCTCAAGTTGGTGGAATGGTTGCCGAATTGTTAAACTTACCTTATGTTTCATTAGCAACTAAATTTGATGTAAATGGAGGAGTTGCAACAATTGAGAGAGATATTGAAGGTGGAGTTGAGGTTGTTGAAGTAACTGGAGCATTAGTTTTAAGTGCTGCAAAAGGAATGGCAGAAGCAAGAATACCTAACATGAGAGGGATTATGGCTGCAAGAACTAAACCTTTAGCTGTTGAGGCTGGAGTTGATGTTAATGCTGTGACTTCTATTAAAAACTTTGAATTGCTTCCTGCAAAATCAGCTTGTAAATTAGTTTCTGCTGATAATGTTGAAGAATTAGTTAGTTTATTACATAACGAAGCAAAAGCTATCTAA
- a CDS encoding bifunctional nuclease family protein, whose protein sequence is MEKIELEIIGLSYSQTQTGAYALVLGEKVGAKRRLPIIIGGFEAQAIAIELESMTPSRPLTHDLFKTFSDAYEIHVKEIIIYNLVEGIFYAKLITEKDGKEVEIDTRTSDAIALAVRFKCPISTYEFILSSAGIILDESASDDSSDIENQINEIEDELTESVTSPKPLNYSDLTNEELNARLQSAIDNEDYEEASKIKEEIDKRNSN, encoded by the coding sequence ATGGAAAAGATAGAATTAGAAATAATAGGATTGTCATACAGTCAAACTCAAACTGGAGCTTATGCTTTAGTACTAGGGGAGAAAGTAGGGGCAAAAAGAAGACTTCCAATTATTATTGGAGGGTTTGAAGCACAAGCAATAGCTATAGAGTTAGAGTCTATGACGCCAAGTCGTCCATTAACTCATGATTTATTTAAAACTTTTTCAGATGCTTACGAAATTCATGTAAAAGAGATTATTATTTACAATCTTGTTGAAGGAATTTTTTATGCTAAATTAATTACAGAAAAGGATGGTAAAGAAGTTGAAATTGATACCAGAACATCAGATGCTATTGCTTTAGCTGTTCGTTTTAAATGTCCTATTTCAACTTATGAATTTATATTATCGAGTGCTGGAATTATTTTAGATGAATCTGCTTCTGATGATTCTTCTGATATAGAAAATCAAATTAATGAAATAGAAGATGAACTTACAGAGTCTGTTACTTCTCCTAAACCATTAAATTATTCTGATTTAACAAATGAAGAATTAAATGCTAGATTACAATCAGCTATTGATAATGAAGATTATGAAGAAGCATCTAAAATTAAAGAAGAAATAGATAAGCGTAACTCAAATTAA
- a CDS encoding electron transfer flavoprotein subunit alpha/FixB family protein: MSILIYADSNNGALTKNAFEAVSYGAQLAQQTGSSAVAIVTGTVSGIEDLGKYGVSKVLHASDASLDNFDPQKITHVIAEAAKSVGADTIIFSHDYSGKSVAPRLAAKLDAGLVTGAISLPNTDGGFIVKKAVFSGKAFAFVEVNSATKIVSVLPNSIEKKIGEGSATVEAFSVEIPSTNLKVKEVRKESTELSLTEADIVVSAGRGLKGPENWGMIEELAKELGAATACSRPVADIGWRPHHEHVGQTGFAIRPNLYFAIGISGAIQHLAGVNGSKVIVAINTDAEAPFFKAADYGIVGDAFEVVPKLIEAIKKLKAQN; encoded by the coding sequence ATGTCAATTTTAATATATGCTGATTCAAACAATGGTGCTTTAACCAAAAATGCTTTTGAAGCAGTAAGTTATGGAGCTCAATTGGCTCAACAAACGGGAAGTTCAGCTGTAGCTATTGTTACAGGAACTGTTTCTGGTATTGAAGATTTAGGGAAATATGGTGTTTCAAAAGTATTACATGCTTCTGATGCATCTTTAGATAATTTTGACCCTCAAAAAATAACTCATGTGATAGCAGAAGCTGCAAAATCAGTTGGAGCAGATACTATTATTTTTTCTCATGATTATTCAGGTAAATCTGTTGCACCAAGATTAGCAGCAAAATTAGATGCTGGTTTAGTAACAGGAGCGATATCTTTACCGAATACTGATGGTGGGTTTATTGTTAAAAAAGCTGTTTTCTCAGGGAAAGCTTTCGCCTTTGTAGAAGTAAATTCAGCAACTAAAATTGTGTCAGTTTTACCAAATTCTATTGAAAAGAAAATAGGAGAAGGAAGTGCTACTGTTGAAGCTTTTTCAGTTGAAATTCCATCTACAAACTTAAAAGTAAAAGAAGTAAGAAAAGAATCTACAGAATTATCATTAACAGAAGCTGATATTGTAGTTTCTGCTGGTAGAGGATTAAAAGGACCAGAAAACTGGGGAATGATTGAGGAATTAGCTAAAGAATTAGGAGCAGCAACAGCTTGTTCTCGTCCAGTAGCAGATATTGGATGGAGACCTCACCATGAGCATGTTGGTCAAACTGGTTTTGCGATTCGTCCAAATTTATATTTTGCAATAGGTATTTCTGGAGCTATACAACATTTAGCAGGAGTTAATGGTAGTAAGGTAATTGTAGCGATTAACACTGACGCTGAAGCACCATTCTTTAAAGCTGCAGACTATGGAATAGTTGGAGATGCTTTTGAAGTTGTACCTAAATTAATAGAAGCAATTAAGAAATTAAAGGCTCAAAATTAG
- a CDS encoding prephenate dehydratase, which yields MKIAIQGIEGCFHQIAANKFFNREVEVLCCVNFHELVNKVTTQQECDLGIMAIENSIAGSILQNYKLLQQSNLKIIGEVYLPIVQNLIVIPGTKIEDIEEIHSHPMAIYQCSEFLSKLKNIKVIETEDTAASVKRIKDNNWGKKAAISSELSASIYGMEILTSSIETNKANYTRFLILSKNEIEEVKDTNKASLYFSVENTKGSLAKVLELITKNDINLTKLQSFPIVGSSWQYYFHSDLEYSAYSNFNNLILQLNNHTTKVKILGNYKKGIK from the coding sequence ATGAAAATAGCAATACAAGGAATAGAAGGATGCTTTCATCAAATAGCAGCCAATAAATTTTTCAATAGAGAAGTGGAAGTGCTTTGTTGCGTAAACTTCCATGAGTTAGTAAATAAAGTTACAACTCAACAAGAATGTGATTTAGGTATTATGGCAATAGAAAATTCTATTGCAGGAAGCATTTTACAAAATTACAAGTTATTACAGCAGTCTAATTTAAAAATAATTGGAGAAGTATACTTACCAATTGTTCAAAATTTGATTGTGATACCGGGAACTAAAATTGAAGATATAGAAGAGATTCATTCTCACCCTATGGCAATTTACCAATGTAGTGAATTTCTTTCTAAGCTAAAAAATATAAAAGTTATAGAAACTGAAGATACTGCGGCGAGTGTTAAAAGAATTAAAGACAATAACTGGGGAAAAAAAGCAGCTATTTCAAGTGAGTTATCAGCTTCTATTTACGGAATGGAAATTTTAACTAGTTCAATTGAAACAAACAAAGCTAATTACACACGCTTTTTAATACTAAGTAAAAATGAAATTGAAGAAGTTAAAGACACTAATAAAGCATCCCTTTATTTTTCAGTAGAAAATACCAAAGGAAGCTTGGCTAAAGTGTTAGAATTAATAACAAAAAATGACATTAATCTAACTAAACTACAGTCGTTTCCAATTGTTGGATCTAGTTGGCAATATTATTTCCATAGCGATTTAGAATATAGTGCCTACAGCAATTTCAACAACTTAATTCTACAATTAAATAATCACACAACTAAAGTTAAAATATTAGGAAACTACAAAAAAGGAATAAAATGA
- the asnA gene encoding aspartate--ammonia ligase — protein sequence MSELILPKDYKPALDVETTEKAIKKIKDYFQVAIADELLLRRVTAPIIVLRGTGINDDLNGIERPVSFPIKGMDEQKAEVVHSLAKWKRLKLADLKLETGRGIYTDMNALRPDEELGSLHSIYVDQWDWEKTIDQKDRTIDYLKETVEKIFNVYKRTEEHLTKEYPEIKQTLPSKITFVYAEDLLREYPELTVKQRETEAAKKYGAVFIIGIGGKLSNGEPHDGRAPDYDDWTTETKEGYYGLNGDIVFWNPTIERAFEVSSMGIRVDKKALLKQLEISGEESRKEFLFHKLLLNDQLPYTIGGGIGQSRTCMYLLQKAHVGEVQASIWPKSMKEICSYSGIKLL from the coding sequence ATGAGCGAATTAATTTTACCAAAAGATTACAAACCTGCACTTGATGTTGAGACAACAGAAAAGGCAATTAAAAAAATTAAAGACTACTTTCAAGTAGCCATTGCAGATGAATTATTATTAAGAAGAGTTACTGCTCCTATAATCGTTTTAAGAGGAACAGGAATTAACGATGATTTAAATGGTATTGAAAGACCAGTATCTTTTCCTATTAAAGGAATGGACGAACAAAAAGCAGAAGTAGTTCACTCGCTAGCAAAATGGAAACGTTTAAAGTTAGCCGATTTAAAATTAGAAACTGGTCGTGGAATTTATACTGACATGAATGCTCTAAGACCAGATGAAGAACTAGGAAGCTTACACTCTATATATGTTGACCAATGGGATTGGGAAAAAACAATTGACCAAAAAGATAGAACTATAGATTATCTAAAAGAAACTGTAGAGAAAATCTTTAATGTATATAAAAGAACTGAAGAACATTTAACAAAAGAGTACCCAGAAATAAAACAAACTTTACCAAGTAAAATCACTTTTGTTTATGCTGAAGATTTATTAAGAGAATACCCTGAATTAACTGTAAAACAGAGAGAAACAGAAGCTGCTAAAAAGTATGGTGCTGTTTTCATAATTGGAATAGGTGGAAAACTTTCAAACGGAGAACCTCACGATGGTAGAGCTCCAGATTATGATGATTGGACAACTGAAACTAAAGAAGGTTATTACGGTTTAAACGGAGATATTGTTTTCTGGAACCCTACAATTGAAAGAGCTTTCGAAGTATCATCAATGGGAATTAGAGTTGACAAAAAAGCGTTATTAAAACAATTGGAAATTTCTGGTGAAGAAAGTAGAAAAGAATTTTTGTTTCATAAGTTATTATTAAATGATCAGCTTCCTTACACAATTGGTGGCGGAATTGGCCAATCGAGAACTTGCATGTACTTGTTACAAAAGGCTCATGTTGGTGAAGTTCAAGCTAGTATTTGGCCAAAATCAATGAAAGAAATCTGTTCTTACTCTGGAATTAAATTATTATAA
- a CDS encoding prephenate dehydrogenase produces MRNIGIIGLGLIGGSLGLSLQKEGFIVFGLDVQTAHQSQALKLGLINKIANEQTLLDECNIIIVATPTTVSTSIITSLLDNIQPQQVIIDMGSTKSKICDALKQHPSRKNFVAAHPIAGTENSGPQAAIQNLFDGKKIVICDKEDSNENLLSQIVELFKKLKSDIVFMNSKEHDKHLAYISHLSHICSFALSLTVLAIEKDEQNIFNLAGSGFSSTARLAKSSPQMWESIAMQNKENLLPAIESYIEKLKTLKQNIEEGNSTELISSMKKANEIRKIIKN; encoded by the coding sequence ATGAGAAATATAGGAATTATAGGATTGGGATTGATTGGTGGTTCACTAGGTCTTTCTTTACAAAAAGAAGGATTTATTGTTTTTGGTTTAGATGTTCAAACAGCTCATCAAAGTCAAGCATTAAAGTTAGGATTGATAAATAAAATAGCTAATGAACAAACGCTTCTAGATGAGTGTAATATTATCATTGTAGCAACACCAACAACAGTGAGCACGTCAATAATTACGAGCTTATTAGATAATATTCAACCTCAACAAGTAATAATAGATATGGGCTCTACAAAAAGTAAAATTTGTGATGCATTAAAACAACATCCTAGCAGAAAAAACTTTGTAGCTGCCCACCCTATTGCTGGAACAGAAAATTCAGGGCCACAAGCTGCCATTCAAAATTTGTTTGATGGTAAAAAAATTGTGATTTGTGATAAAGAGGATAGTAATGAGAATCTACTATCACAAATAGTTGAGTTATTTAAAAAGCTAAAAAGCGATATCGTTTTTATGAACTCGAAAGAGCATGACAAACATTTAGCTTACATCTCTCACTTATCTCATATCTGCTCTTTCGCTTTAAGCTTAACAGTTTTAGCTATTGAAAAAGATGAACAAAATATCTTCAACTTAGCTGGAAGTGGATTTTCATCAACTGCACGATTGGCAAAAAGTTCTCCTCAAATGTGGGAGTCTATTGCGATGCAAAACAAAGAGAATTTATTGCCAGCAATTGAAAGTTATATCGAGAAATTAAAAACGTTGAAACAAAACATTGAGGAAGGTAATTCTACGGAATTAATAAGTAGCATGAAAAAAGCAAATGAAATAAGAAAAATTATAAAAAACTAA
- a CDS encoding NupC/NupG family nucleoside CNT transporter, translated as MTPLLAISFTAILKGILGMAVLIGIAFLFSDNKRKINWPLVAKGLAIQFVFAILVLKVPFVEEGFEFVSKIFTKVIGFTQEGTMFLFRSYVSGELGSSLINFVIMVLPTVIFFSALTSLFYYWGILQKIVYGFAWVMKKAMNLSGAESLAAAGNIFLGQTEAPLLVKPYLDKMTNSELMCLMSGGMATIAGGVLAAYIGFLGGDDPVQQIYFAKHLLAASVMSAPAAVVAAKILVPETEKFDSNLIISKEKIGSNALEAIANGTSQGIRLAVNVGGMLLVFIALMAMGNYILFKLGDWTTINDMISSNTAFDGLSFQFILGYIFAPIAWLMGVCSEDMVLVGQLLGEKTILNEFVAYVSLGEMKMAGKFAEEKSIIMATYILCGFANFASIGIQIGGIGALAPSKKGLLSQYGFKALIGGTLASLFTAVVVGMLI; from the coding sequence TTGACTCCATTATTAGCCATAAGTTTTACTGCTATTCTAAAAGGTATTTTAGGTATGGCTGTCTTAATAGGAATAGCATTTTTATTTAGTGATAATAAACGTAAAATTAATTGGCCATTAGTTGCTAAAGGTCTAGCCATACAATTTGTTTTTGCTATTTTAGTTTTAAAAGTCCCTTTTGTAGAAGAGGGCTTTGAATTTGTAAGTAAGATTTTTACAAAAGTTATTGGGTTTACCCAAGAGGGGACTATGTTTTTATTCAGGTCTTATGTTAGTGGTGAATTAGGTTCTTCGCTAATTAATTTTGTGATTATGGTTTTGCCTACGGTGATTTTCTTTTCTGCACTTACAAGTTTATTTTATTATTGGGGAATACTACAAAAAATAGTTTATGGTTTTGCCTGGGTAATGAAAAAAGCGATGAATTTATCTGGTGCTGAAAGTTTAGCAGCGGCAGGTAATATATTTTTAGGTCAGACTGAAGCACCTTTGTTAGTTAAACCTTATTTAGATAAAATGACTAATTCTGAGTTAATGTGTTTGATGAGTGGAGGTATGGCAACTATAGCAGGAGGAGTTTTAGCTGCTTACATTGGGTTTTTAGGTGGTGATGACCCTGTACAGCAAATCTATTTTGCAAAACACTTGTTGGCAGCATCCGTAATGTCAGCACCAGCTGCAGTAGTTGCGGCAAAAATATTAGTTCCAGAAACAGAAAAATTTGATAGTAACTTGATAATTTCAAAGGAAAAAATAGGTTCAAATGCATTAGAAGCAATTGCAAATGGAACATCTCAAGGAATAAGGTTAGCAGTAAATGTAGGTGGTATGTTATTAGTTTTTATTGCATTAATGGCAATGGGTAATTACATATTATTTAAACTAGGAGATTGGACAACAATAAACGATATGATTAGTTCTAATACTGCTTTTGATGGATTGTCTTTTCAATTTATATTAGGCTATATATTTGCACCAATTGCATGGCTTATGGGTGTCTGTTCAGAAGATATGGTGTTGGTTGGACAACTTCTTGGAGAAAAAACTATTCTGAATGAATTTGTTGCTTATGTTTCTTTAGGAGAAATGAAAATGGCTGGAAAATTTGCAGAAGAAAAATCTATAATAATGGCAACTTATATTCTTTGTGGGTTTGCCAATTTTGCATCTATTGGAATTCAAATAGGAGGTATAGGTGCATTAGCCCCATCTAAAAAAGGATTGCTTTCTCAATATGGATTTAAAGCATTAATAGGCGGTACTTTAGCCTCATTATTTACTGCTGTAGTAGTAGGTATGTTAATTTAA